Sequence from the Sanguibacter keddieii DSM 10542 genome:
CTCGAGGCCGGGCTCATCGCCGAGCAGGCCGGCGTCGCCGCCGTCGCGCTGCACGCGCGCACCGCCGCCGACTACTACTCCGGCACGGCCGACTGGTCGGCGATCCGCCAGCTCAAGGAGACGGTGACGAGCATCCCCGTGCTCGGCAACGGCGACATCTGGTCGGCCGAGGACGCCCTCGAGATGGTCCGCCAGACCGGTTGCGACGGCGTGGTCGTCGGGCGCGGCTGCCAGGGGCGCCCGTGGTTGTTCGCCGACCTCATGGCTGCTTTCAACGGCTCGGACGAGCGGGTCAAGCCCGGTCTGCACGAGGTCGCCGAGACCATCTACCGGCACGGTGAGCTCATGGCCGAGTTCTTCCAGGACGAGGACAAGGGCACCCGCGACCTCCGCAAGCACATGGCCTGGTACCTCAAGGGCTACGCCGTGGGCGGCGACGCACGACGCGCCCTCGCGATGGTGTCGTCCCTCGCCGAGCTGCGCCAGCACCTCGACGCCCTCGACCACGACGAGCCGTACCCGGGCGAGCGCGCCGAGGGGCAGCGCGGACGCCAGGGCAGCCCCAAGAAGCCGCACGTCCCCGACGGCTGGCTGTCCTCGCGCGAGCTGAGCGACGAGCACCGCGCCAAGCTCCTCGAGGCCGAGCTGAGCGTCTCCGGCGGCTGACGCAGGGCTCCGCCCGCACCCGACGTCGCCTCGAGCGCAGAGGGAT
This genomic interval carries:
- the dusB gene encoding tRNA dihydrouridine synthase DusB, producing MTSATTLEATGAPTDGTGTSAQATPLLPPLRIGQYTVPSPVVLAPMAGVTNTAFRKLCREHGPGGLYVAEMVTSRAIVERNEQALRIVTFEDGESPRSAQVYGVDPATVGAAVEIIAGEGRADHVDLNFGCPVPKVTRKGGGAVLPWKRELFTRIVDAAVEAGARHDVPVTIKMRKGIDDDHLTYLEAGLIAEQAGVAAVALHARTAADYYSGTADWSAIRQLKETVTSIPVLGNGDIWSAEDALEMVRQTGCDGVVVGRGCQGRPWLFADLMAAFNGSDERVKPGLHEVAETIYRHGELMAEFFQDEDKGTRDLRKHMAWYLKGYAVGGDARRALAMVSSLAELRQHLDALDHDEPYPGERAEGQRGRQGSPKKPHVPDGWLSSRELSDEHRAKLLEAELSVSGG